The Caldisalinibacter kiritimatiensis DNA segment CTAAGGAATATAGTGAAGCCTTTATAGCAGAAGTGTTTCCTAAAGTAGAAAAAATAGGTGAAGTAATTGTTGATAAAAAGGTTGAAGACTCTATATATAAACCAGAATTAAAAAAAGAGGTTTATTTTGATAGAGAAGGAGACAGCATCACTGCTGAGCTAAAGTTTTTATATGGAGATATAATTATAAATCCATTTTCAAAAAATGGACAAAAGAGTTCAAAGGATAAAAGAATTTTGCTTAGAGATATAGAAAAGGAAAAAGAGCTGATAGATATATTTGAAAAAAGTGAATTCAAGGTAAAAAGTAATCTTATATATTTAAGTGACGAAGAGAGGATATACGATTTTATATATCATGAAATACCAAAGCTACAGGAAATAGCTGATATTTATTATTCTGAAGCCTTTAAAAATATGAAAATAAAAGATGCATCTTCATTTTCAGGAGGTGTTAGGCTTAATACAGAAAACGATTTGTTAGAGTTTAACTTTCAAATAGAGGGTATAGACAAATCAGAACTAATAGATGTGCTTAATTCTTTAAAAGAAAGGAAAAAATTTTATAAGCTTAAGGATGGCTCCTTTCTTCCCCTTGATATGGATGAATTACATGAAATATCTAATTTAATAGAGCAATTAGATTTAACAAAAAAGGATTTAGAAAAGGATATAATACAACTCCCTAAATTTAGAGCCCTTTATATTGATGAACACATAAAGGATTCAAATTTAAATATAATTGAGAGAAACTTACAATTTAAAGAATTAGTTCAAAACATAAAGGAGCCCAATGATATAGAATACAAAATACCAAAGAATTTAGATAAAATTTTAAGAAAGTATCAAAAATTTGGATTTAAGTGGCTAAAAACCCTTAGCACCTATGGCTTTGGAGGCATTCTTGCAGATGATATGGGACTTGGTAAAACACTGCAGGTGTTAACCTTTTTACTTTCCGAAAAAGAAGAAAAGGGTATAGAGCCTTCTTTAATAATAGCTCCTACATCATTGGTATATAACTGGGTTGATGAGATAGAAAAATTTACTCCCGAATTAAAGGTATTAGCTATATCCGGTAATAAAAATGAAAGAGAGGAAAATATCGAAAATATAATGGATTATGATGTAGTAGTAACATCTTATCCTCTTATTAGAAGGGATATAGAGCTTTACCAAAATACAACCTTTAGATATTGTATACTTGATGAAGCTCAGCATATAAAAAATCCAGCATCACAAAATGCCAAATCAGTAAAAAAGATAAAAGCTAAAGGATATTTTGCTTTAACAGGTACACCTATAGAGAATTCTTTAACGGAGCTTTGGTCAATATTTTATTTTGTCATGCCTGGATATTTATTTTCCCATAGTAAATTTAAGAAAAAATATGAAAAACCTATTGTAAAAGATAAGAATGACCAGGCTTTACAGGAATTAAGTAGACAAATAAGACCATTTATTCTTAGAAGGGTTAAAAAAGATGTTTTAAGGGAGCTTCCCGATAAAATAGAGCACAAAATAGCAGCAGAGCTTACAACAGAGCAAAAAAAGATTTATCTTGCATATCTTAGTGAAATAAAGAATGAAATAAGTGAAGAAATCAAAGTTAAAGGCTTTGAAAAAAGTCACATAAAGATTTTATCAGGCCTTACAAGGCTTAGACAAATATGCTGCCATCCATCTATGTTTTTAGAAAACTTTAAGGGAGGGAGTGGCAAGCTCCTTCTTTTAGAGGAAATAATAGATGAATCAATAGAAGGTGGACATAGAATACTTTTATTTTCTCAATTTATAACTATGCTTAATATAATTAAAGAAATGCTAAAAAGAAAAGGAATAGATTACAAATATTTAGATGGCTCTACAGATATAAAGGAAAGGGGTAAACTGGTCAAATTCTTTAATGAAGGAGAAGGAAATGTGTTTTTAATATCATTAAAGGCAGGAGGAACTGGATTAAACTTAACAGGAGCTGATATCGTTATTCATTTTGACCCTTGGTGGAATCCAGCTGTAGAGGACCAGGCTACTGATAGAGCCTATAGATTAGGGCAGAAAAATAAAGTCCATGTAATGAAACTTATTTCAAAAGGAACTATAGAAGAAAAGATTTTTAAGCTGCAAGAGAAAAAGAAGGAAATGATAAATGCAGTAATAAAACCTGGAGAAACACTAGTAACTAAATTGACAGAAGAAGAAATAAAAGAATTATTTGAAATATAAAAGGAACGATGGACCCGGTTCAGCGTTCCTATTAAGTTGGTAGTTTTTTCGATAAGGTTTTATGATATAATATGTTTAGAAAATATTCAAGGAAGGAGGTAATCCTAGATGGAAGATACACTTAAACAAATTTTAGATAAATTGAATTCAATTGAAACTGAAATAAATGGTATAAAAACTGAAATAAATGATTTGAAACAAGGGCAACAAAAAATTGATGAAAAATTAACCGAAACATATGAGCAGGTAGTTAGAAATACAGAATCCATCGAAGCTGGTAATATAAAACTAAGTAAAATTTCTAATAGTATCGATTATCTAAAATATAAGGAATCGCAACATGAAGAAGAGCTTTTTACTATCAAGAAAAATTTTATAGAAGTTATAAAATAAAAAAATTCTGGAACGCCGAACCGGGTTCAGCGTTCCAGAATTTTTCAGCTTAATTTATATTGGTCAAAATGCTTATCTTTGTACATAAATGCATTTGCAGGACAGGAATGTATGCATCTTTGACAGGATATACAGTTGTTTTTAAAGTCAATTTTACCATTATCCATAGTTATATTTACAGTTGGACATTTTTTAACACAGATACCACATTTTATACACTTATCATAGTTGACTGATAAATTCCTTTTGGCCCATCCCTTTGAATATAGCAAGAAACCTTTGTAGGATATCTTACCCACTATACTTCTTATATTAGAAGAAGGATTTAATTTTTCTTCACCCTTTAAGAACTCACTAACTATTTTGCTTACCTTATTTTTAGCAGCTAATTTTACTCTTTTTACATCTTCATTACTGAAGCGTTTAAAAGCTACCACATAGTAGTTATTTGGCATTTCTATATTTGAAATTATTTTTACTTTAAGTCCTATATTTTCAGCATCTTTTTTAAAGGCATAGGGACCTGGCGCAGATTTTGATGCTTGAGTTGAAAATATAATACATGGTCTATTATTACCAGCTTTTATATTATTTTTTACCCAGTTTATAAAGTATTCAGGGAAAACTTCTACATGTATT contains these protein-coding regions:
- a CDS encoding DEAD/DEAH box helicase, giving the protein MFKLDEYIILDICGNINTYTKGKNYYFNDKVKRLKYEPGMNLFEATVKGSRAYNIEVLFDDKGYFKDASCTCPAYEKYWGYCKHIAAVLFEILDKDRRKEFNVQKTSIEAKEIINYFRNLDADRKIPLELEINYEFNPYGNKIENVSYLSLRIGEKKLYKVRNIQKFLESIDSIEELYFGKQFTFDLRKQMFKEEDKPIIRLLMEIYKNEEILNKFSYYNARGSLLKKDKVVLNQYTLKRFFDIMKDRKFNANILGQDFLNISIYNENIPIKFALDKEKDDLLLKINPIDNELIPLTTDGEYFFTNNRIYKNSESYSRNFVPFYNTMIRQKDNVVKIPKEYSEAFIAEVFPKVEKIGEVIVDKKVEDSIYKPELKKEVYFDREGDSITAELKFLYGDIIINPFSKNGQKSSKDKRILLRDIEKEKELIDIFEKSEFKVKSNLIYLSDEERIYDFIYHEIPKLQEIADIYYSEAFKNMKIKDASSFSGGVRLNTENDLLEFNFQIEGIDKSELIDVLNSLKERKKFYKLKDGSFLPLDMDELHEISNLIEQLDLTKKDLEKDIIQLPKFRALYIDEHIKDSNLNIIERNLQFKELVQNIKEPNDIEYKIPKNLDKILRKYQKFGFKWLKTLSTYGFGGILADDMGLGKTLQVLTFLLSEKEEKGIEPSLIIAPTSLVYNWVDEIEKFTPELKVLAISGNKNEREENIENIMDYDVVVTSYPLIRRDIELYQNTTFRYCILDEAQHIKNPASQNAKSVKKIKAKGYFALTGTPIENSLTELWSIFYFVMPGYLFSHSKFKKKYEKPIVKDKNDQALQELSRQIRPFILRRVKKDVLRELPDKIEHKIAAELTTEQKKIYLAYLSEIKNEISEEIKVKGFEKSHIKILSGLTRLRQICCHPSMFLENFKGGSGKLLLLEEIIDESIEGGHRILLFSQFITMLNIIKEMLKRKGIDYKYLDGSTDIKERGKLVKFFNEGEGNVFLISLKAGGTGLNLTGADIVIHFDPWWNPAVEDQATDRAYRLGQKNKVHVMKLISKGTIEEKIFKLQEKKKEMINAVIKPGETLVTKLTEEEIKELFEI
- a CDS encoding EFR1 family ferrodoxin (N-terminal region resembles flavodoxins. C-terminal ferrodoxin region binds two 4Fe-4S clusters.), producing MKGAIIYFSGTGNTEYVSKLFKEEFKKQSIEIKLIDVSDVDNFSDKQYDFFVFGAPIHVEVFPEYFINWVKNNIKAGNNRPCIIFSTQASKSAPGPYAFKKDAENIGLKVKIISNIEMPNNYYVVAFKRFSNEDVKRVKLAAKNKVSKIVSEFLKGEEKLNPSSNIRSIVGKISYKGFLLYSKGWAKRNLSVNYDKCIKCGICVKKCPTVNITMDNGKIDFKNNCISCQRCIHSCPANAFMYKDKHFDQYKLS